A DNA window from Candidatus Protochlamydia phocaeensis contains the following coding sequences:
- a CDS encoding ExbD/TolR family protein — protein MKFQMRLKPSTSLIDLTPLVDVIFLMLIFFIVTSDILPLKSLHIESPKLTKDSAPLTTQLLLVMDAQHVMYLGSKKAIVDFSSLKDHLEKEIKSLTQQNGGHSPTVVLSVDRRVEYGLFLKLFAIAQECCPHLRLVYQPLESGQEPLEESF, from the coding sequence ATGAAGTTTCAAATGCGCTTGAAACCCTCTACGTCTCTAATTGACCTGACTCCTCTGGTCGATGTTATTTTTTTAATGCTGATCTTTTTTATCGTGACGTCTGATATTCTTCCCCTTAAATCCCTTCATATTGAAAGTCCCAAACTGACGAAAGATTCGGCCCCCCTAACAACCCAGCTCCTGCTCGTCATGGACGCCCAGCATGTCATGTATTTGGGATCGAAGAAAGCCATTGTCGATTTTAGTTCTTTAAAAGACCATTTAGAAAAGGAGATTAAATCCTTGACCCAACAAAATGGTGGCCATAGCCCGACTGTCGTTCTCAGCGTCGACCGTCGTGTCGAATATGGCTTGTTTCTCAAGCTGTTTGCCATTGCGCAGGAATGCTGCCCCCATCTGAGGCTAGTCTATCAACCGCTAGAGAGCGGCCAAGAGCCTTTGGAAGAATCTTTCTAG
- the rlmD gene encoding 23S rRNA (uracil(1939)-C(5))-methyltransferase RlmD: MSSRHKLRLADLSIQEFSKEGHGIGSYAMQDGRLTEVEVPFSIPGDQVVANLLKRRKGIYQSFLEEIKVPSSDRIEPRCIHFGKCGGCRWQQFPYERQLQQKEAWIKTYLKPYLHEGVKWNPILPCSPPWQYRNKMELTFSSDKAQNRYLGLILYGTRGHVFEMQECHLVNPWFVEAVKAVRQWWEESGLDAYHAGRDTGSLRTLTIREGQRTGDRLIMLTVSGNPSFALQKRHLESFVAVLRQAIEPADSSQRLSIFLRIQQIGKGRPTSFYEMLLYGPDHIREIIHLQLNDQSHALQFRVSPSAFFQPNTRQAEQLYNCALKMADLSPDSLVYDLYCGTGTLGVCCAKWAKEVIGIELNPESVLDARENIKTNGLSNMTVRSGDVGHSLAALLQEKKQRPDIVLVDPPRVGLDPRAIQHLLELQAPKLIYVSCNPATQAANLGDLLAGGYRLKEVQPVDQFPQTVHVENIIVLTR, translated from the coding sequence ATGTCATCTCGCCACAAATTACGCCTTGCGGATCTATCCATTCAAGAATTCTCAAAAGAAGGTCATGGGATCGGATCCTATGCAATGCAGGATGGGCGGTTGACGGAAGTGGAAGTGCCCTTTTCAATTCCGGGAGATCAAGTGGTCGCTAATTTGCTAAAGCGGCGAAAGGGGATTTATCAAAGCTTTTTGGAAGAGATCAAGGTTCCTTCTTCCGATCGCATCGAACCGCGTTGCATTCACTTTGGAAAATGCGGAGGCTGCCGTTGGCAGCAATTCCCCTATGAACGCCAATTGCAGCAAAAAGAAGCGTGGATCAAGACTTATCTTAAGCCTTATCTGCATGAGGGAGTAAAATGGAATCCCATACTCCCTTGTTCGCCTCCTTGGCAATACCGCAATAAAATGGAGCTGACTTTTTCTAGCGATAAAGCTCAAAATCGCTATTTGGGATTGATTCTATATGGCACAAGGGGGCATGTTTTTGAAATGCAAGAATGCCATTTGGTCAACCCTTGGTTTGTCGAGGCGGTCAAGGCGGTTAGACAATGGTGGGAAGAGTCCGGATTGGATGCTTATCATGCAGGACGCGATACGGGATCTTTGCGAACGTTGACCATTCGGGAAGGCCAACGAACGGGCGATCGTTTAATCATGCTGACGGTGTCTGGCAATCCAAGCTTTGCTTTACAAAAACGCCATTTAGAGAGTTTTGTTGCCGTTTTACGCCAAGCCATTGAACCGGCCGACTCGAGTCAAAGGCTTTCCATTTTCTTGCGCATTCAGCAAATTGGTAAGGGGAGACCGACCAGCTTTTATGAAATGTTGCTTTATGGTCCGGATCATATTCGGGAAATCATCCACTTACAATTGAACGATCAATCGCATGCTTTGCAATTTCGCGTTAGCCCTTCTGCCTTCTTTCAGCCAAATACGCGGCAAGCTGAACAATTATATAATTGTGCGTTGAAAATGGCAGATCTTTCCCCTGATTCGCTGGTTTACGATCTTTATTGTGGAACGGGAACGCTGGGGGTTTGCTGCGCTAAGTGGGCAAAAGAAGTCATCGGCATTGAGCTGAACCCAGAGTCTGTTTTGGATGCCCGGGAGAATATCAAAACAAACGGTCTGAGCAATATGACAGTTCGGTCTGGTGATGTTGGGCATTCATTAGCTGCTCTATTGCAAGAGAAGAAGCAGCGTCCGGATATTGTTTTGGTCGATCCTCCGCGAGTAGGTTTGGATCCAAGAGCTATTCAGCATTTATTAGAACTGCAGGCTCCTAAGCTTATTTACGTTTCTTGCAATCCTGCGACCCAAGCCGCTAATTTAGGTGACTTGCTGGCAGGCGGCTATCGGCTGAAAGAAGTCCAGCCTGTCGACCAGTTTCCGCAAACCGTTCACGTAGAAAATATTATTGTCTTAACACGTTGA
- the tgt gene encoding tRNA guanosine(34) transglycosylase Tgt: protein MSSFCFNLLKKDGTSRARLGLIETAHGSIETPAFMPVGTRGSVKTLTQRHLLDLEAPILVVNAYHIMLRPGLALIQKAGGLHAFMRWPKPILTDSGGFQVASLSHLNRAIDEGLLFQSHIDGTRYTLGPRESMEAQKVMGGDIVMTLDACLPYPSSYEEALKAVERSYRWAKQCRDCPLQPHQGLFAIIHGQAYAALRQEAAHQLSRLPFEGFAIGGLSVGVPAEIRNAMIEAAELFLPIDKPRYLMGVGTPRNIIEAVMRGVDLFDCVMPTRAARHGTAFTWSGKIPIKGGRYARDFDPLDAELKGENSQYSKAYIHHLLNVGEITGLTLVSLQNLAFYLDFMQHLRQAICQDELQKFYQRICEIYPI from the coding sequence ATGTCTTCTTTTTGCTTTAATCTTCTTAAGAAGGATGGGACATCCAGGGCCCGCTTGGGATTAATTGAAACGGCGCATGGAAGCATTGAAACGCCGGCTTTTATGCCAGTTGGGACGCGAGGCTCCGTTAAAACGCTCACCCAACGGCATTTACTAGATCTCGAGGCTCCAATTCTCGTCGTAAATGCCTATCATATCATGCTAAGGCCAGGGCTTGCCCTTATTCAAAAAGCAGGAGGCTTGCATGCATTCATGCGCTGGCCAAAGCCCATCTTGACCGATTCGGGCGGATTTCAGGTCGCTTCTCTTTCTCATCTTAATCGCGCAATTGATGAAGGGCTTCTTTTTCAATCTCATATTGATGGGACCCGCTACACGCTTGGACCGCGAGAAAGCATGGAAGCGCAAAAAGTGATGGGAGGGGATATTGTCATGACATTGGATGCCTGTTTGCCTTATCCGAGTTCTTATGAAGAGGCGTTAAAAGCTGTTGAAAGATCTTATCGATGGGCCAAGCAATGTCGGGATTGTCCTCTTCAGCCGCATCAAGGTTTATTTGCCATTATCCACGGGCAAGCTTATGCGGCGCTAAGGCAGGAGGCTGCCCATCAGTTAAGCCGGCTTCCTTTTGAAGGGTTCGCTATCGGAGGATTATCCGTCGGCGTGCCCGCCGAAATAAGAAATGCCATGATCGAAGCAGCAGAGCTCTTTTTGCCAATTGACAAGCCTCGCTATTTAATGGGAGTCGGCACCCCTCGAAATATTATTGAAGCCGTCATGAGAGGCGTAGATTTATTCGATTGCGTTATGCCGACAAGAGCCGCTCGTCATGGAACAGCTTTTACTTGGTCGGGAAAAATTCCCATCAAAGGGGGACGCTATGCTAGAGATTTTGACCCATTAGATGCGGAATTAAAGGGAGAGAATTCTCAGTATAGCAAAGCCTATATCCATCATCTTTTAAATGTAGGGGAAATAACCGGATTGACCTTGGTTTCTTTACAAAATTTGGCATTTTATCTTGATTTCATGCAGCACTT
- a CDS encoding MotA/TolQ/ExbB proton channel family protein: MDCNYLLDISFLADLFHYGTNWNIILFIIIVCSIISFTIFIERLMQLHKSEIDTNQFIIAIRKTIKDGNIIEAVHFCEKTGGTIANIIKAGLIKHNRGKEQIESAMEVAGLVEIARLEKNAKILSIIAHIAPLIGLLGTVLGFIQAFAEMRLSGLVDISATRIGEAMEYALVTTAAGLVVAIPSVIAYNYIVSRVEGFILEIQTTSAEIVDLLLDRAEEF, translated from the coding sequence ATGGATTGTAATTATCTTTTAGATATCTCTTTCTTAGCTGACCTCTTTCATTATGGGACCAACTGGAACATTATCTTATTTATTATCATTGTATGCTCGATCATCAGTTTTACCATTTTTATTGAACGCCTGATGCAATTGCATAAATCGGAAATTGATACCAATCAATTCATTATTGCTATACGCAAGACCATTAAGGACGGCAATATTATTGAAGCGGTTCATTTTTGTGAAAAAACAGGCGGAACAATTGCCAATATTATCAAAGCAGGCTTGATCAAGCATAACCGCGGAAAAGAACAAATTGAGTCGGCGATGGAAGTAGCAGGCTTGGTAGAAATTGCCCGTTTAGAGAAAAATGCCAAAATCCTCTCTATCATTGCCCATATTGCGCCCTTAATCGGACTGCTGGGAACAGTCCTGGGATTTATCCAAGCCTTTGCCGAAATGCGGCTCAGCGGCCTGGTCGATATTTCAGCTACACGCATCGGAGAGGCTATGGAATATGCCCTTGTCACAACTGCTGCCGGACTAGTCGTTGCCATTCCTTCTGTCATTGCTTATAATTATATTGTAAGCCGGGTTGAAGGGTTTATTTTAGAAATTCAAACGACATCGGCCGAAATTGTCGATCTATTGCTTGATCGCGCAGAGGAGTTTTAA
- a CDS encoding histone produces the protein MSLKDTFKQMRELLANITQDLEKSENGNKAASQRVRTGTVKLEKIAKLFRKESISSEKKNKGQKKPARSASGAASSKGKSSASAGASKAKSAGGAKSKAGAASKSKSSAAVKAKPKAKSAKASTSFRARQMSVKRATAKLPTRRVAR, from the coding sequence ATGTCATTAAAAGACACTTTTAAACAAATGAGAGAACTTTTAGCTAACATTACACAAGATCTTGAAAAATCTGAAAATGGTAACAAAGCAGCTTCTCAACGCGTTCGTACAGGAACTGTTAAATTAGAAAAAATCGCAAAGTTATTCCGTAAAGAGTCTATTTCATCTGAAAAGAAGAATAAAGGCCAAAAGAAACCAGCCAGATCCGCTTCTGGTGCAGCTTCTTCTAAAGGAAAATCTTCAGCGTCTGCTGGAGCTTCAAAAGCTAAATCTGCTGGCGGTGCTAAATCAAAAGCCGGCGCAGCTTCTAAATCAAAGTCATCTGCAGCTGTTAAAGCAAAGCCAAAAGCAAAGTCTGCTAAGGCAAGCACAAGCTTCAGAGCTCGTCAAATGTCTGTAAAGCGCGCAACAGCTAAGCTTCCAACAAGAAGAGTTGCCAGATAG
- a CDS encoding tetratricopeptide repeat protein, with amino-acid sequence MQAWKVALYFFLGTVFLNATEEENVFQWGESLASEGLYLDALACYQQASSQTGQEDSHLHLLLLRQALCYLELNRPQEALSTLKEAGNPPSSPEQLYLTAVAYRQLGDYAQALKALEALPSSFAAQASEVELEKGVALFNLQRLTEAQSYLESISWQAEKPHLYALSRLYLIRMFLLQENHKSAQTHLSLLDEKLPESHSLHYEKHELAGRLFFAKGEYEQAASSFEKALPPFPCSHCKWKKPTLVYLITSYLKWAEQNFILRKPLDAIFSKAYLALEELLADSKEEASYLLLTDFYLTQARFQQDKNAYRHIQDLIARSLFQTPHGRCQAQLKCAAAAPSYQERVRLYEQLINAMPADSVLQGEIWYHKGLNDFEEGLALQKDPLLLQSSEHLLEQASEALAHAHQLFLLHTPAQAALALKLQSLAYFHQPSDQKKKQSLERLQKLLLPPLQQTLKEPEEAYALIGLVAAEINSLDEDALQQTENVLKEGLTLASASVWKERLLKIMGKFYLQHQHWTQARVLFDQFLQDYPHSLDSSEVLYWRAECAGKLGDLAQRKNDLQQIYLNDPQSPFAPSAYFHFYSYRDYMRGHRRAIKHLQAMPALFKNHPLLISAYYLIGLDCMKDHLSEEGSLLRSKNEIAAIDAFQLAESTFDELAEKNEVPPDSLAYFMQVRYLSMLERAQANLAIAEASQGGKKQIYLDYAEGVFQDLQRVFHSPSPLVDACLIKQEAYPKILEESEFWLACCYLKHQKREEANALFNHMLDHYRQAHIQHGYLLSRVWYEKGMVAQQQKDYALALQHLFEAEKAAEAKPFLSPDQKLDLWIQQALCYKELKQWDEAMRLLSKAVNDEALSSQRVKAMYLRAEIYALEGRPELALKQLEATSKKGGEWGKKAKTELEQNYGL; translated from the coding sequence ATGCAAGCTTGGAAAGTCGCTCTTTATTTCTTTCTCGGAACGGTATTTTTAAACGCAACCGAGGAAGAAAATGTATTCCAATGGGGCGAAAGCCTAGCCAGCGAAGGGTTATATTTAGATGCTTTGGCTTGCTATCAGCAAGCCAGTTCTCAAACAGGCCAAGAAGACTCCCATTTGCACCTGCTTCTCTTACGCCAAGCCTTGTGCTATTTAGAGCTCAACCGTCCTCAAGAAGCTTTATCGACTCTCAAAGAAGCTGGCAATCCCCCCTCCTCTCCTGAGCAACTGTACTTAACCGCTGTGGCCTACCGGCAATTAGGCGATTATGCCCAAGCGTTAAAAGCTTTGGAGGCTTTGCCATCTTCTTTTGCGGCTCAAGCAAGCGAAGTGGAGTTGGAAAAAGGGGTCGCTTTATTTAATCTGCAAAGGCTAACTGAGGCCCAGTCTTATTTAGAATCTATCTCTTGGCAAGCAGAGAAACCCCACTTGTACGCCTTATCACGTCTATACCTTATCAGGATGTTTCTTCTTCAAGAAAACCACAAATCTGCGCAAACCCATCTTTCCTTGTTAGATGAAAAATTGCCGGAATCCCATTCATTGCATTATGAAAAGCATGAATTGGCAGGAAGGCTTTTCTTTGCCAAGGGAGAATATGAACAAGCCGCCTCTTCCTTTGAAAAAGCTCTGCCCCCTTTTCCTTGTTCTCATTGCAAATGGAAAAAGCCAACCCTTGTTTACTTAATTACGAGTTATTTGAAATGGGCGGAACAAAATTTTATCTTGCGCAAACCTTTAGACGCTATTTTTTCAAAGGCTTACTTAGCTTTGGAAGAGCTTTTGGCTGATTCTAAAGAGGAAGCGTCGTATCTTTTGCTCACTGATTTTTATTTAACACAAGCCCGCTTCCAGCAAGATAAAAATGCTTATCGGCACATTCAAGATTTAATAGCCCGCTCGCTTTTTCAGACACCGCATGGGCGCTGCCAAGCTCAGCTCAAATGTGCTGCTGCTGCTCCATCCTATCAAGAGCGAGTCCGCCTTTATGAGCAGCTGATAAACGCGATGCCGGCCGACTCTGTCCTTCAAGGCGAAATTTGGTATCATAAAGGATTAAATGACTTTGAAGAAGGCCTCGCTCTTCAGAAAGACCCCCTGCTTTTACAGTCATCCGAGCATTTACTTGAACAAGCCAGCGAGGCCTTAGCCCATGCTCATCAACTTTTTCTTCTGCATACCCCCGCCCAAGCAGCCCTTGCTTTAAAATTGCAAAGCCTTGCTTATTTTCACCAGCCTAGCGATCAGAAAAAAAAGCAATCTTTAGAACGCCTGCAAAAGCTTCTTCTTCCGCCTCTGCAGCAGACACTTAAAGAACCAGAAGAAGCCTATGCATTGATTGGACTGGTAGCCGCTGAAATTAATTCTCTAGACGAAGATGCCCTCCAGCAAACCGAAAATGTTTTAAAAGAAGGCCTAACGCTTGCTTCCGCGTCAGTTTGGAAAGAGCGTCTTTTGAAGATAATGGGAAAATTCTATTTGCAGCATCAACACTGGACGCAAGCTCGCGTCCTCTTCGATCAATTCCTACAAGATTATCCGCATTCTTTAGACAGCAGCGAGGTGCTCTACTGGCGAGCCGAATGCGCAGGGAAATTGGGCGATTTGGCGCAAAGAAAAAATGATCTGCAACAAATCTACTTAAATGACCCGCAAAGTCCCTTTGCCCCTTCGGCTTACTTTCATTTTTATTCGTATCGAGACTATATGCGCGGACACCGCAGAGCCATTAAACATTTGCAGGCTATGCCCGCTTTATTCAAAAACCACCCTCTTTTAATCAGTGCATATTATTTGATCGGACTTGATTGCATGAAAGACCACTTGTCTGAAGAAGGCTCTCTCTTGCGCAGCAAAAATGAAATAGCCGCCATCGATGCCTTTCAACTGGCCGAATCCACTTTCGACGAGCTGGCAGAGAAAAACGAGGTTCCCCCTGATTCGCTTGCTTATTTCATGCAGGTGCGCTACCTCTCCATGTTAGAGAGAGCGCAAGCAAATCTGGCGATCGCAGAGGCGTCCCAAGGAGGAAAAAAGCAAATTTATCTGGACTATGCAGAAGGCGTGTTCCAAGACCTGCAACGGGTCTTTCATTCCCCCTCTCCCTTGGTTGACGCTTGCCTTATAAAACAAGAAGCTTATCCCAAAATTCTGGAAGAGAGCGAATTCTGGCTTGCCTGCTGCTATCTGAAACATCAAAAGCGCGAAGAAGCAAATGCCCTGTTCAACCACATGCTTGATCACTATCGCCAAGCACATATCCAACACGGCTATCTGCTCTCACGCGTTTGGTATGAAAAGGGAATGGTCGCCCAGCAGCAAAAAGACTATGCTTTGGCTTTACAACATTTATTTGAAGCGGAGAAGGCTGCTGAGGCTAAGCCTTTTTTAAGTCCAGACCAAAAGCTAGATCTTTGGATCCAACAGGCATTATGCTATAAAGAGCTTAAACAATGGGACGAAGCCATGCGCCTTTTATCAAAGGCTGTCAATGACGAAGCGCTTTCGAGCCAGCGCGTTAAAGCCATGTATCTCCGCGCCGAAATCTATGCCCTTGAAGGACGCCCCGAGTTGGCCCTCAAGCAATTAGAAGCGACTTCTAAAAAGGGCGGTGAATGGGGTAAAAAAGCAAAAACGGAATTGGAACAAAATTATGGATTGTAA